One Luteolibacter flavescens genomic region harbors:
- a CDS encoding ABC transporter ATP-binding protein: MKRFYPYFAYLKGVKGTFIAGVLAGIVFAIVSGFGMPLVVKTAFPIIFGKTDKIEEVQRTLNESVGPERATALLHEAFGEEMKNLKETEKVRSFFSEQLGVKDAPRAVLIAACAIIPIAALLRGFAGFLNVYFITAAGLHVLRDIQQSVFVKLQRLPLGFFSGRKTGDLISRVITDSNMLQGVVTTISNDLIKQPFTLIGALAFLVSDSIENSDSFFLIICLLSIPIVVVPIRFLGKRLMRKAAHMQRESGDNSAVLAETLGATREIRAFNLEDMMGQRFLQGIGRWTKFHLKVIKYRYMTPPIIEMVAAAVVAFALGYGASKGLSLERFMSVVTALYLCYDPMKKLGEIHNRMKQGEASLDRLETILHAEEGVTDPPNPVSIEKVSGRVTFEGVNFAYGDNAALNGITLDVPAGQVVALVGPSGAGKTTFASMVPRFYDPVEGRILLDGVDIRDLRLKDLRDHITIVPQEAVLFSGTIFENIRLGRMDASEAEVKEAARQAHAHDFIMGLPQGYDTQVGERGAQLSGGQKQRISIARAFLKNAPVLILDEATSALDSEAEARIQGELADLTRGRTTFIIAHRFSTIRIADRILVFEGGKIVGDGTFQELQEQHNLFRNLLEMQRH, translated from the coding sequence ATGAAGCGATTCTATCCCTATTTCGCCTACCTCAAGGGAGTCAAAGGCACGTTCATTGCCGGCGTCCTCGCCGGCATCGTCTTCGCGATCGTCAGCGGCTTCGGCATGCCGCTGGTGGTGAAGACTGCCTTCCCGATCATCTTCGGCAAGACCGACAAGATCGAGGAGGTCCAGCGGACGCTGAATGAATCCGTGGGCCCGGAGCGGGCCACCGCGCTCCTCCACGAGGCCTTCGGCGAGGAGATGAAAAATCTCAAGGAGACCGAAAAGGTCAGGTCCTTTTTCAGCGAGCAACTCGGTGTGAAGGATGCGCCGCGCGCCGTGCTGATCGCGGCCTGTGCCATCATCCCGATCGCGGCCTTGCTGCGCGGCTTTGCGGGATTCCTGAATGTCTATTTCATCACTGCCGCCGGTCTCCATGTGCTGCGGGACATCCAGCAGTCGGTCTTTGTGAAGCTCCAGCGCCTGCCGCTCGGCTTCTTCAGCGGTCGCAAGACGGGCGACCTGATCAGCCGCGTGATCACCGACTCGAACATGCTGCAAGGCGTGGTGACGACGATCTCGAACGACCTCATCAAGCAGCCCTTCACGCTCATCGGTGCGCTGGCCTTCCTCGTGTCGGACAGCATCGAGAACAGCGACTCGTTCTTCCTCATCATCTGCCTGCTCAGTATCCCCATCGTGGTGGTGCCGATCCGCTTCCTCGGGAAGCGCCTGATGCGAAAGGCTGCGCACATGCAGCGCGAGTCCGGTGACAATTCCGCGGTGCTGGCCGAGACGCTCGGCGCCACTCGCGAGATCCGTGCCTTCAATCTGGAAGACATGATGGGCCAGCGCTTCCTCCAGGGGATCGGCCGCTGGACGAAGTTCCACCTGAAGGTGATCAAGTATCGCTACATGACGCCGCCGATCATCGAGATGGTCGCCGCCGCGGTAGTCGCATTCGCGTTGGGCTACGGTGCATCGAAGGGCCTCTCGCTGGAGCGCTTCATGAGCGTGGTGACCGCGCTTTATCTCTGCTATGACCCGATGAAAAAGCTCGGGGAAATCCACAACCGCATGAAGCAGGGCGAGGCCTCGCTGGATCGTCTGGAGACGATTCTCCATGCCGAGGAAGGCGTGACCGATCCTCCGAATCCAGTTTCGATCGAGAAGGTCAGCGGTCGTGTCACATTCGAGGGCGTGAACTTCGCCTACGGGGACAATGCCGCGCTCAATGGTATCACGCTCGATGTCCCCGCAGGACAGGTGGTCGCGCTTGTCGGACCGTCCGGAGCGGGCAAGACGACCTTCGCCAGCATGGTCCCGCGCTTCTACGATCCGGTGGAGGGACGCATCCTGCTCGATGGCGTGGACATCCGCGACCTTCGTCTGAAGGACCTGCGAGACCACATCACCATCGTGCCGCAGGAGGCGGTGCTCTTCTCCGGCACCATCTTCGAGAATATCCGCCTGGGCCGCATGGATGCGAGCGAGGCGGAGGTCAAGGAAGCCGCGCGACAGGCACATGCGCACGACTTCATCATGGGGCTGCCACAGGGCTATGACACCCAGGTCGGCGAGCGCGGCGCGCAGCTCTCGGGTGGTCAGAAACAGCGTATCTCGATCGCGCGCGCCTTCCTCAAGAACGCCCCTGTGCTCATCCTCGACGAGGCCACCTCGGCGCTCGACTCCGAGGCCGAGGCGCGCATCCAGGGTGAACTTGCCGATCTCACGCGCGGCCGCACGACCTTCATCATCGCGCACCGCTTCAGCACGATCCGTATCGCCGACCGCATCCTCGTTTTCGAAGGCGGCAAGATCGTCGGCGATGGCACCTTCCAAGAGCTACAGGAGCAGCACAATCTCTTCCGCAACCTGCTGGAGATGCAGCGGCACTAA
- the purH gene encoding bifunctional phosphoribosylaminoimidazolecarboxamide formyltransferase/IMP cyclohydrolase has protein sequence MPIARALLSVSDKTGLADFAKQLHELGVELLSTGGTAKALRDAGLPVMDVSEFTGAPELFEGRVKTLHPKVHGGLLHKRDDKEHLAQAKEHGIPPIDLVVVNLYPFEQTVAKEGVTLQDAIENIDIGGPSMLRSASKNYASVTVVTDPADYPKVIEEMNEHGGDTTLRFREQLAVKVFLRTSQYDAAISNFLGQCKDGTRCNFTVSLPLEMELRYGDNPHQKSALYGDFKGCFSQLQGKELSYTNILDIEAAADLILDFVRPTIGILKHTNPCGVGQDDEDLRIAWQKAFETDRQAPFGGVIVCNRPLTEGVARIISEIFTDVIIAPDYEPEARAVLQKKKNLRIMKMNDAYLSAKKAPVIRSCPGGLMIMDRDHTALGLDNLESKVVTKRPPTEEEMRAMRFAWRVVKHVKSNAIVYAKSDRTLGIGAGQMSRVDSSRIAVWKAKEAGLDLKGSVIASDAMFPFADGLQAAIEAGATACIQPGGSMRDQEVIEAADAAGLAMIFTGHRHFRH, from the coding sequence ATGCCCATTGCCCGCGCTCTTCTTTCCGTGTCCGACAAGACCGGCCTCGCCGACTTTGCCAAGCAGCTCCATGAGCTGGGCGTCGAACTCCTCTCCACCGGCGGCACTGCCAAGGCGCTGCGCGATGCCGGCCTGCCGGTCATGGACGTGTCGGAATTCACCGGTGCTCCCGAGCTTTTCGAAGGCCGCGTGAAGACGCTGCACCCGAAGGTCCACGGTGGCCTGCTCCACAAGCGCGATGACAAGGAGCACCTCGCCCAGGCGAAGGAGCATGGCATCCCGCCGATCGATCTTGTGGTGGTGAATCTCTACCCCTTCGAGCAGACCGTCGCGAAGGAAGGCGTGACCCTGCAGGACGCGATCGAGAACATCGACATCGGTGGTCCTTCGATGCTCCGCAGTGCCTCGAAGAACTACGCCTCCGTCACCGTGGTGACCGATCCGGCGGATTACCCGAAGGTGATCGAGGAAATGAACGAGCATGGCGGCGATACCACGCTGCGCTTCCGCGAGCAACTCGCCGTGAAGGTTTTCCTGCGCACCTCGCAGTATGACGCCGCGATTTCGAATTTCCTCGGCCAGTGCAAGGATGGCACGCGCTGTAACTTCACCGTGAGCCTGCCGCTCGAAATGGAGCTGCGCTACGGCGACAACCCGCACCAGAAGTCCGCGCTCTACGGCGATTTCAAGGGCTGCTTCAGCCAGCTCCAGGGCAAGGAACTCAGCTACACCAACATCCTCGACATCGAGGCGGCGGCCGACCTGATCCTCGACTTCGTCCGCCCGACCATCGGCATCCTCAAACACACGAACCCGTGTGGCGTGGGCCAGGATGACGAGGACCTGCGCATCGCTTGGCAAAAGGCCTTCGAGACCGACCGCCAGGCTCCGTTCGGCGGCGTGATCGTCTGCAACCGTCCGCTGACGGAAGGCGTGGCGCGCATCATTTCCGAAATCTTCACCGACGTGATCATCGCCCCGGACTACGAGCCGGAAGCGCGTGCCGTCCTGCAGAAGAAGAAGAACCTGCGCATCATGAAGATGAACGACGCCTACCTCTCTGCCAAGAAGGCTCCCGTCATCCGCTCCTGCCCGGGAGGCCTCATGATCATGGATCGCGACCACACCGCGCTGGGCCTCGACAACCTCGAGAGCAAGGTGGTGACGAAGCGCCCGCCGACCGAGGAGGAGATGCGCGCGATGCGCTTCGCCTGGCGTGTGGTGAAGCACGTGAAGTCGAACGCCATCGTTTACGCGAAGTCCGACCGCACGCTCGGGATCGGTGCCGGCCAGATGAGCCGCGTCGACAGCTCGCGCATCGCCGTCTGGAAGGCAAAGGAAGCAGGCCTCGACCTGAAGGGCTCGGTTATCGCGTCCGATGCCATGTTCCCCTTCGCCGACGGCCTGCAAGCCGCGATCGAAGCCGGTGCCACCGCCTGCATCCAGCCCGGCGGTTCCATGCGTGACCAGGAAGTCATCGAAGCTGCGGACGCCGCGGGCCTCGCGATGATCTTCACGGGTCACCGCCACTTCCGCCACTAA
- a CDS encoding fumarylacetoacetate hydrolase family protein, which produces MKLIRYGELGREEPGVILEDGRRLDVGGQFNDYDEGFFAMGGLEALQAWVEDGCPDAEEIPADARLGPPVDRPSKIVCVGKNYLEHAKEFGEGIPTEPVLFMKASTCWSGPFDDVINPAGATKLDYEVELAVIIGKTATNVKEENALEHVAGYSVFCDYSERAWQKELGGQWTKGKSHDTFGPMGPWMVPASQVSDPQGLRLWCKVNTELRQNGWTGDMMFGVRHLVSYISRFMTLLPGDVIATGTPAGVGMGMKPARYLSPGDCVELGVEGIGEMKQRIVAGS; this is translated from the coding sequence ATGAAGCTGATCCGCTACGGTGAACTGGGACGCGAGGAGCCGGGAGTGATCCTGGAAGATGGACGCCGGCTCGACGTGGGCGGCCAATTCAACGATTACGACGAGGGTTTCTTCGCCATGGGAGGCCTCGAGGCCCTGCAGGCATGGGTCGAGGACGGTTGTCCGGATGCGGAGGAGATCCCCGCGGATGCTCGTCTGGGTCCGCCGGTGGATCGCCCCTCGAAGATCGTCTGCGTGGGGAAGAACTACCTGGAGCACGCGAAGGAATTCGGCGAGGGTATCCCGACCGAGCCGGTGCTTTTCATGAAGGCCTCCACCTGCTGGAGCGGGCCCTTTGACGACGTGATCAACCCGGCGGGCGCAACCAAGCTCGACTACGAGGTGGAGCTGGCCGTGATCATCGGCAAGACCGCCACCAACGTGAAGGAGGAGAATGCCTTGGAGCACGTGGCGGGCTACTCGGTCTTTTGCGACTACTCCGAGCGCGCCTGGCAGAAGGAACTGGGCGGCCAGTGGACGAAGGGCAAGAGCCACGACACCTTCGGACCCATGGGGCCGTGGATGGTACCCGCGTCACAAGTCTCCGACCCACAAGGCCTCCGCCTCTGGTGCAAGGTGAATACCGAGCTGCGCCAGAACGGCTGGACGGGGGACATGATGTTCGGCGTCCGCCACCTGGTCAGCTACATCAGCCGCTTCATGACCCTGCTACCCGGCGACGTGATCGCGACGGGCACTCCGGCGGGTGTCGGCATGGGAATGAAGCCCGCCCGCTACCTTTCTCCCGGCGATTGCGTCGAGCTCGGCGTCGAGGGAATCGGCGAAATGAAGCAACGGATCGTTGCCGGTTCCTGA
- a CDS encoding LamG-like jellyroll fold domain-containing protein, with protein MSLLTCAQADLVNRWSFNNAPGNAPAGTTIEDRTGTSAATVVGNNATFDGAALTIPGNTNGNQTPANIAAYVDLQNGLISSKTNLSIEIWATPVSIKNWQRLFDFGRMGQLSNNVRGGGQVLAGEILPTATQAPNNATSSDNVALAIHRDTTANTQRMMARLDGGTELGSNTGANLTAGTRYHFLCTFTDGAGASGATGGQLAWYLNGTLVSTLDVNFRLSEIQDRNNWLGRSMYSADSNANIAYDEVRIYDHVLTSAEITASIAAGPDQLGTPEPDPAPVPDNLWDFTTQAQAETPSGTTFTDSIGGTVATLRGNGGSLTGGAVVLPGSTTGNQPASTISAYIDLPNGLISQTPSMTIEAWASPLSSKNWQRLFDFGRCASSHGSEAAAGEVLDTGTAPGNTTGYDNLSLTFNNAGNMNSQQLEGQYDGNAAQYSFSTAATTAGTMYHYVLVVEDGIGTHGSGGCQARWYRNGALQNSMDFPFRLSGMEDVNNWIGRSMYSGDSNSHMALDELRIYRRAITQGEITASFAAGPDPAVGPPEPPAPAPIPTRRWTFDTAAGNAPAGTTFLDIATGEVATVRGNGATLTGSQLVLSSAATNGNQTASNISAYLDLPNGIVSSRPDLTFEAWATPVSSKNWQRLFDFGSASMTSGPGAQAGEIIDSATAPGNFVANDNLFLSINNGGTLGSHRLEAKLDGGSTVTNNTDLSSVTAAGTQYHYVMTVKDGGGASGAAGCLVKWFRNGSLIGSIDLPYRLPDLRDVNNWIGRSMWAADSNSHLSLNELRIYDRAITTAEVATTFSAGPDAVFTPPVAANDEATIHPQQKVLIDVLANDTGGALPGTLAIDTPPSLGTATVKGGKILYAHSGSSAAPVTFTYRVGNVSGTTATATVTIRFAASLRLTNPSLAMPEAPPVNAWQLVDALPGLTFNEPLCITGIPGDTRQLYVCERMAKIKRVADVTATAPVQNVFLDLQNVVAGRTPAETIEGGANAEHGLLGMAFHPQYAANGYLYVAYTVRISGGSYYQRLSRFTASGDRLTAVPGSELILLQQLDEGSNHDGGDLHFGPDGYLYYATGDEENSNRGPLNSQKLDGDFFAGIFRIDVDLEPGDYTANDGSGSDDGNLRPNTHAAVVLHDGKPAFEVPIDNPFIHTSLGGTWTGSYNGTPVTNLANVRTEYWATGLRHIWRMSFDSATGDLWAGDVGQNTYEEVNKITKGGNYGWGYREGAHAYNGPLGTAPSGFTSIDPFYEYVHTAIAGGDANFKGNSVVGGHVYRGTRYPALAGSYVFSDSVSGHVWQMDTTTGTTARLTGLPGAYGVISAQGVDPYNKDLLFCAYLTGKIMRLGTGSVSTGAFPATLTATGLFADLGDLSPSPGLLPYQPNLSFWSDHAIKRRWFTIPDASARMTWSKDGNWTYPTGMVWVKHFDLEMSRGNPATKKRIETRVLVKTDTGSYGVSYRWNESQDEAYLVEDAGAEFDLAIDDHGTPHTQHWQIPGRSSCLTCHTPQGGQALSFNTRQLNLTNAINGYSGNQIDLLAANGFLANAPGPVATLARHIRPEETAYPLEQRARSYFAVNCSYCHQTGGSVSGFWDGRAHLTLEQTGMINGAADNNGGNPANKYIVPGDTTHSIILNRMAATNGFGRMPPLGTSEVDPANIQLITEWINSDLPTRPLYDQWRNTFFASNDPAGIKTADPDGDGVSNYDEYLLGSSPVSGSGAWQASITNGSLQFLRKSHRYYAIQTSKDLTTWQPWSIPQIDHSYQSTDTITEIPLPADSSGRKFFRFQVTEP; from the coding sequence GTGTCCCTCCTGACCTGCGCCCAAGCCGATCTCGTCAACCGCTGGTCATTCAACAATGCGCCCGGCAATGCACCGGCAGGCACGACCATCGAGGATCGCACCGGCACGTCCGCGGCGACGGTGGTGGGAAACAACGCCACCTTCGACGGCGCGGCGCTGACCATTCCGGGCAACACGAATGGCAACCAGACTCCGGCGAACATCGCCGCCTACGTCGATCTGCAGAACGGGCTGATCTCTTCCAAGACGAATCTCTCCATCGAGATCTGGGCCACACCGGTCTCGATCAAGAATTGGCAGCGCCTCTTTGACTTCGGTCGCATGGGCCAGCTTTCCAACAACGTGCGCGGCGGAGGCCAGGTGCTAGCCGGTGAGATCTTGCCCACCGCGACCCAGGCACCGAATAACGCCACCTCCAGCGACAACGTCGCCCTGGCGATCCACCGGGACACGACCGCGAACACCCAGCGGATGATGGCACGGCTCGATGGCGGGACGGAACTCGGCAGCAACACCGGCGCGAATCTGACAGCCGGCACGCGGTATCATTTCCTCTGCACTTTCACCGATGGAGCGGGTGCCTCCGGCGCTACGGGGGGCCAGTTGGCCTGGTATCTGAATGGCACGCTGGTCAGCACGCTCGACGTGAATTTCCGGCTGTCCGAAATCCAGGACCGGAACAACTGGCTGGGCCGCTCGATGTACAGCGCGGACAGCAATGCCAACATCGCCTACGACGAGGTGCGCATCTACGATCACGTGCTGACCTCTGCCGAGATCACCGCGAGTATCGCCGCGGGTCCGGACCAACTCGGCACACCCGAACCGGACCCCGCCCCTGTGCCGGACAATCTCTGGGATTTCACCACCCAGGCCCAAGCCGAAACGCCCTCCGGCACCACCTTCACCGACAGCATCGGTGGCACGGTTGCGACCCTCCGCGGCAATGGCGGATCGCTCACGGGAGGTGCAGTGGTCCTCCCCGGCAGCACCACCGGCAATCAACCCGCCTCGACGATTTCCGCCTACATCGACCTGCCGAACGGGCTGATCTCGCAGACGCCGAGTATGACCATCGAGGCGTGGGCATCGCCACTCTCGTCGAAGAACTGGCAGCGCCTCTTCGACTTCGGGCGCTGTGCTTCCTCGCACGGCAGCGAAGCCGCCGCGGGCGAAGTTCTCGATACCGGCACTGCCCCGGGAAACACCACCGGCTACGACAATCTCAGCCTCACCTTCAACAATGCCGGGAACATGAACTCCCAGCAACTGGAGGGGCAATACGACGGGAATGCCGCGCAGTACTCCTTCTCCACTGCCGCGACCACTGCGGGGACCATGTATCACTACGTGCTGGTAGTGGAAGATGGCATCGGCACGCATGGCTCCGGCGGTTGCCAAGCCCGGTGGTATCGGAATGGCGCGCTCCAGAATTCCATGGACTTCCCCTTCCGCCTCAGCGGCATGGAGGACGTGAACAACTGGATCGGCCGCTCGATGTACTCGGGCGATTCGAATTCACACATGGCCCTCGACGAATTGCGCATTTATCGCAGGGCCATCACGCAGGGCGAGATCACCGCGAGCTTCGCCGCCGGGCCCGATCCCGCCGTCGGCCCGCCCGAGCCACCTGCCCCGGCACCCATCCCGACACGTCGCTGGACCTTTGACACGGCCGCGGGGAATGCCCCGGCCGGCACGACCTTCCTCGACATCGCCACCGGCGAAGTAGCAACGGTCCGCGGTAATGGCGCCACGCTCACCGGCAGCCAACTCGTGCTGTCATCCGCAGCGACGAATGGCAACCAGACCGCCTCTAACATCTCCGCCTACCTTGACCTGCCAAACGGCATCGTCTCGTCGCGGCCGGACCTGACATTCGAGGCGTGGGCCACTCCGGTCTCATCGAAGAACTGGCAGCGGCTCTTCGACTTCGGCAGTGCGTCGATGACCAGCGGTCCCGGTGCCCAAGCAGGCGAGATCATCGACTCGGCCACCGCACCCGGCAACTTCGTTGCGAACGACAATCTCTTCCTATCGATCAACAACGGCGGGACACTCGGCTCGCACCGGCTGGAAGCGAAGCTCGATGGAGGCAGCACCGTGACGAACAACACGGACCTCTCCTCCGTCACCGCCGCAGGCACGCAGTACCACTACGTGATGACCGTGAAGGACGGCGGCGGGGCCAGCGGAGCCGCGGGATGTCTGGTGAAGTGGTTCCGCAATGGCTCGCTGATCGGCTCAATCGACTTGCCCTATCGCCTGCCGGACTTGCGCGACGTGAACAACTGGATCGGTCGCTCGATGTGGGCCGCGGATTCGAACTCGCATCTCTCGCTGAATGAACTGCGCATCTACGACCGGGCCATCACTACAGCGGAAGTCGCGACGACTTTTTCCGCGGGTCCCGACGCTGTATTCACCCCGCCCGTGGCGGCCAATGATGAAGCCACGATTCATCCGCAGCAGAAGGTGCTCATCGACGTGCTGGCCAATGACACCGGCGGCGCGTTGCCGGGCACCCTGGCCATCGATACGCCGCCATCGCTCGGCACCGCCACGGTGAAAGGAGGGAAGATCCTCTACGCTCACAGCGGCAGCAGCGCCGCTCCGGTCACCTTCACCTATCGGGTGGGAAATGTGAGCGGCACCACTGCAACAGCCACGGTCACGATCCGCTTCGCCGCTTCGCTCCGCCTGACGAATCCATCGCTCGCCATGCCGGAGGCCCCGCCGGTGAATGCGTGGCAGCTCGTGGATGCACTGCCCGGCCTCACCTTCAATGAACCGCTGTGCATCACGGGGATCCCCGGAGACACCAGGCAGCTCTACGTTTGCGAGCGCATGGCGAAGATCAAGCGCGTGGCCGACGTGACCGCGACCGCACCGGTGCAGAATGTGTTCCTCGACCTTCAGAACGTCGTCGCAGGACGCACTCCCGCCGAGACCATCGAAGGCGGAGCGAATGCCGAGCACGGGCTGCTTGGCATGGCATTCCATCCTCAGTATGCGGCGAATGGTTACCTCTACGTGGCCTATACCGTGCGGATCAGTGGAGGGAGCTACTACCAGCGGCTCTCGCGATTCACGGCCAGCGGCGACCGCCTGACCGCAGTTCCAGGTTCGGAGCTGATCCTGCTCCAGCAGCTCGACGAAGGATCGAACCACGACGGCGGCGACCTTCACTTCGGCCCCGATGGCTACCTCTACTACGCGACCGGCGACGAGGAGAACTCGAACCGCGGACCACTCAACAGCCAGAAGCTCGATGGCGATTTCTTCGCGGGAATCTTCCGCATCGACGTGGACCTCGAGCCCGGGGATTACACCGCGAACGACGGCTCCGGGAGCGATGATGGCAACCTGCGGCCCAACACTCATGCCGCGGTCGTCCTTCACGACGGCAAGCCCGCATTCGAAGTGCCCATCGACAATCCCTTCATCCACACCTCGCTCGGCGGCACGTGGACCGGCTCCTACAATGGAACGCCGGTCACCAATCTCGCCAATGTCCGCACCGAATACTGGGCCACCGGCCTGCGCCACATCTGGCGCATGTCCTTCGACTCCGCCACCGGCGACCTGTGGGCCGGGGATGTGGGCCAGAACACCTACGAAGAGGTGAACAAGATCACCAAGGGCGGCAACTACGGCTGGGGATATCGTGAAGGAGCGCACGCCTACAATGGCCCCCTCGGCACCGCGCCGTCCGGCTTCACGAGCATCGATCCCTTCTACGAATACGTCCACACGGCGATCGCCGGTGGCGATGCGAATTTCAAAGGAAACTCCGTGGTGGGTGGCCACGTCTATCGCGGCACCCGCTACCCGGCGCTCGCAGGCAGCTACGTCTTCAGCGACTCCGTCTCCGGCCACGTGTGGCAGATGGACACCACCACCGGTACGACCGCGCGTCTAACAGGTCTGCCCGGTGCCTATGGCGTGATCTCCGCTCAAGGCGTGGATCCTTACAACAAGGACCTCCTCTTCTGCGCCTACCTCACCGGGAAGATCATGCGTCTCGGCACCGGCAGCGTTTCCACGGGAGCCTTCCCGGCCACGCTCACCGCGACGGGATTATTCGCTGACCTTGGTGATCTGTCGCCGTCGCCGGGACTGCTGCCCTATCAGCCGAATCTCTCGTTCTGGAGCGATCACGCGATCAAGCGACGGTGGTTCACCATCCCCGACGCCTCGGCCAGGATGACGTGGAGCAAGGACGGCAACTGGACCTATCCGACCGGCATGGTGTGGGTGAAGCACTTCGACCTGGAGATGAGCCGCGGAAATCCGGCGACGAAGAAGCGCATCGAAACCCGCGTGCTGGTGAAGACCGACACCGGATCCTACGGAGTGAGCTACCGTTGGAATGAATCGCAGGACGAGGCCTATCTGGTGGAGGATGCCGGAGCGGAGTTCGACCTCGCCATCGACGACCACGGCACGCCGCACACCCAGCATTGGCAGATCCCGGGAAGATCGAGCTGCCTCACCTGCCATACTCCTCAAGGCGGGCAGGCGCTGTCTTTCAACACCCGCCAGCTCAACCTGACAAATGCCATCAACGGCTACAGCGGCAACCAGATCGACCTGCTCGCGGCAAACGGCTTCCTCGCCAATGCGCCCGGCCCCGTGGCCACCCTCGCGCGCCACATTCGCCCGGAGGAAACCGCCTACCCGCTCGAGCAGCGCGCGCGATCCTACTTCGCGGTGAATTGCTCCTACTGCCACCAGACGGGAGGCAGCGTCAGCGGCTTCTGGGATGGCCGTGCCCATCTTACGCTGGAGCAGACCGGCATGATCAATGGAGCCGCCGACAACAACGGCGGGAACCCGGCCAACAAATACATCGTCCCCGGCGACACCACCCACAGCATCATACTCAACCGCATGGCGGCCACGAATGGCTTCGGCCGCATGCCCCCGCTCGGCACCAGCGAGGTGGACCCGGCGAATATCCAGCTCATCACGGAGTGGATCAACAGCGACCTGCCGACTCGCCCGCTCTACGACCAGTGGAGGAACACATTCTTCGCATCAAACGATCCCGCGGGCATCAAGACCGCCGACCCGGATGGTGACGGCGTAAGCAATTACGACGAGTATCTGTTAGGCAGCTCGCCGGTCAGCGGCAGCGGCGCGTGGCAGGCATCGATCACAAATGGATCGCTCCAGTTCCTGAGAAAGTCACACCGCTACTACGCGATCCAGACCAGCAAAGACCTGACCACATGGCAGCCGTGGAGTATCCCGCAGATCGACCACTCGTATCAATCCACTGACACCATCACCGAGATCCCATTGCCCGCGGATTCGAGCGGAAGGAAGTTCTTCCGCTTCCAAGTCACGGAGCCGTGA
- a CDS encoding DUF805 domain-containing protein — MPAISQQMLKETLFSFNGRIPRRTYWLWAIASGLVIGIIIGILSFIIGPSVDPETGAVSGGGLFSIIVILLYIPLVWIGLALGVKRWHDRGKSGWWVLIALIPIVGGIWTLVECGFLRGTVGPNQFGPDPT, encoded by the coding sequence ATGCCTGCCATCTCCCAGCAGATGCTTAAGGAGACCCTATTCTCGTTCAACGGGAGGATCCCTCGCCGCACTTACTGGCTCTGGGCGATCGCGAGCGGCCTCGTCATCGGAATCATCATTGGAATTCTGAGCTTCATTATCGGACCCTCTGTGGACCCCGAGACAGGCGCAGTAAGTGGAGGCGGACTTTTTTCCATCATCGTTATCCTTCTCTACATCCCACTGGTTTGGATCGGCCTGGCCCTCGGAGTGAAGCGCTGGCATGACCGCGGCAAGTCCGGTTGGTGGGTTCTCATCGCCTTGATTCCCATCGTCGGCGGCATCTGGACCCTCGTGGAATGCGGTTTCCTTCGGGGCACCGTCGGCCCCAATCAATTCGGTCCGGATCCCACCTGA